In Streptomyces hawaiiensis, one genomic interval encodes:
- a CDS encoding SDR family oxidoreductase — MNAKDNAIAVVTGAGSGIGRAVAVELLRAGWSVALAGRRVETLEETAALAPGAASLAVRTDVSRPEDVAALFAATVERFGRVDLLFNNAGTFGPGGVPVEELPYEAWRHVVDTNLNGAFLCAQAAYRQMKEQDPRGGRIINNGSISAHTPRPLSVAYTATKHALTGLTKSLSLDGRPYGIAVGQIDIGNAATDMTSRMQSGALQANGEVAPEPVMDVADVARTVRHMAELPLEANVQFATVLATAMPYVGRG; from the coding sequence ATGAACGCCAAGGACAATGCAATCGCGGTGGTGACCGGGGCGGGTTCCGGCATCGGCCGGGCGGTCGCCGTGGAACTGCTGCGCGCGGGCTGGTCGGTGGCGCTGGCGGGCCGTCGCGTCGAGACGCTGGAGGAGACGGCGGCCCTGGCACCCGGGGCCGCGTCTCTCGCGGTACGGACGGACGTCTCGCGCCCCGAGGACGTGGCCGCCCTCTTCGCCGCCACCGTCGAGCGCTTCGGCCGGGTCGACCTGCTGTTCAACAACGCGGGCACGTTCGGGCCCGGTGGCGTGCCGGTCGAGGAACTGCCCTACGAGGCCTGGCGGCACGTGGTGGACACCAACCTCAACGGGGCGTTCCTGTGCGCGCAGGCGGCGTACCGGCAGATGAAGGAGCAGGACCCGCGGGGCGGCCGGATCATCAACAACGGCTCGATCTCCGCGCACACGCCCCGCCCGCTGTCTGTGGCCTACACGGCGACCAAGCACGCGCTGACGGGCCTGACGAAGTCCCTCTCCCTGGACGGGCGGCCGTACGGCATCGCGGTGGGGCAGATCGACATCGGCAACGCGGCCACCGACATGACGTCCCGTATGCAGTCGGGAGCCCTGCAGGCAAACGGGGAAGTCGCCCCGGAACCGGTCATGGACGTCGCGGACGTGGCCCGCACGGTGCGGCACATGGCGGAGCTGCCGCTGGAGGCGAACGTGCAGTTCGCGACCGTACTGGCGACGGCGATGCCGTACGTCGGACGCGGCTGA
- a CDS encoding D-alanyl-D-alanine carboxypeptidase family protein gives MCDSARLSRRTLLALAAAVPVAVAAPASAAGPVLGGDRLAGNAVQVGSAAGLPRRLTARSWLVADHDTGEVLAAYRAHRRLPPASTLKMLFADTVLDRFPRGGRHTVTAADLAGIPAGSSLVGIQAGTTYTVDQLWQGVFLRSGNDAVHVLAHMNGGVARTVAQMRAKARELRALDTHVVSPDGFDHPGQLSSAYDLTLFARHGLRDPGFRAYCRTRTADFPAGGGKTFQIQNTDRLLSGAWGLRAYPGLIGVKNGYTSHAGNTYTGAATRGGRTLLVTVMHPGNSANAVYEQAAALLDWGFAQGASARPVGALVEPVSEGQGAVSEGRGAGPSPMSGSVAGGTVARGPSAGRLVEGAGTAVALLAGGAWALRRRRAPGRARGRHRE, from the coding sequence ATGTGTGACTCTGCCCGGCTGTCCAGACGTACTCTGCTCGCCCTGGCCGCGGCGGTCCCCGTGGCCGTCGCCGCCCCGGCCTCCGCCGCCGGCCCCGTCCTCGGCGGCGACCGCCTCGCCGGTAACGCCGTGCAGGTGGGCAGCGCCGCCGGACTGCCTCGGCGGCTCACCGCCCGTTCCTGGCTCGTCGCCGATCACGACACCGGCGAGGTGCTGGCCGCCTACCGTGCGCACCGGCGGCTGCCGCCCGCGTCCACGCTGAAGATGCTGTTCGCCGACACGGTGCTCGACCGGTTCCCGCGCGGCGGACGGCACACCGTCACCGCCGCCGACCTCGCCGGCATTCCGGCGGGCTCCAGCCTCGTCGGCATCCAGGCCGGGACCACGTACACCGTCGACCAGCTGTGGCAGGGCGTCTTCCTGCGCTCGGGGAACGACGCCGTGCACGTCCTCGCCCACATGAACGGCGGGGTGGCGAGGACTGTCGCCCAGATGCGGGCCAAGGCGCGGGAACTGCGGGCCCTGGACACGCACGTGGTCAGCCCGGACGGCTTCGACCACCCCGGGCAGCTGTCGTCGGCGTACGACCTGACGCTGTTCGCCCGGCACGGGCTGCGCGACCCCGGGTTCCGTGCCTACTGCCGGACGAGGACGGCGGACTTCCCGGCGGGGGGCGGGAAGACGTTCCAGATCCAGAACACCGACCGGCTGCTGAGCGGGGCGTGGGGTCTGCGGGCGTATCCGGGGCTGATCGGTGTGAAGAACGGTTACACCAGCCACGCCGGCAACACCTACACCGGCGCCGCCACGCGCGGCGGGCGCACCCTGCTCGTCACCGTCATGCACCCCGGCAACAGTGCCAACGCCGTCTACGAGCAGGCCGCCGCGCTGCTCGACTGGGGCTTCGCGCAGGGTGCGTCGGCACGGCCGGTGGGCGCGCTGGTCGAGCCGGTGAGCGAGGGGCAAGGGGCGGTGAGCGAGGGGCGCGGGGCCGGGCCGTCACCCATGAGCGGGTCCGTCGCCGGCGGTACGGTCGCGCGCGGGCCCTCGGCGGGGCGGCTGGTGGAAGGCGCCGGAACCGCGGTCGCGCTGCTGGCGGGAGGCGCCTGGGCGCTGCGCCGGCGCCGGGCACCCGGGCGGGCGAGAGGACGGCACCGCGAATGA